From a single Pleurodeles waltl isolate 20211129_DDA chromosome 10, aPleWal1.hap1.20221129, whole genome shotgun sequence genomic region:
- the BMI1 gene encoding polycomb complex protein BMI-1 isoform X1 yields MHRTTRIKITELNPHLMCVLCGGYFIDATTIIECLHSFCKTCIVRYLETSKYCPICDVQVHKTRPLLNIRADKTLQDIVYKLVPGLFKNEMKRRRDFYAAHPSADVANGSNEDRGEVADEDKRIIADDEIISLSIEFFDQNRSEVEGYNKDVEKAKEEVTDKRYLRCPAAMTVMHLRKFLRTKMDIPSSFQIDVMYEEEPLKDYYTLMDIAYIYTWRRNGPLPLKYRVRPNCKRMKLGHPALNNIGGGMESDSGSDKACSPAGAVPSTSSCLPSPSTPVQSPHPQFPHISSTMNGTSGAPGSGLQSPFTNRARTASVNGSSATSSG; encoded by the exons ATGCATCGAACAACCAGGATCAAAATCACGGAGCTAAATCCGCATCTAATGTGCGTGCTGTGCGGCGGGTACTTCATAGACGCCACGACCATCATCGAGTGCCTTCATTCCT TTTGTAAAACATGCATCGTGCGTTATTTGGAGACCAGCAAGTACTGTCCCATATGCGATGTCCAGGTTCACAAGACCAGGCCTCTGCTCAATATAAG GGCCGATAAAACTCTCCAAGACATCGTGTACAAGTTGGTGCCAGGTCTTTTTAAAA ATGAAATGAAAAGAAGACGGGATTTCTATGCAGCCCACCCTTCTGCGGATG TTGCTAACGGATCTAACGAAGACAGGGGCGAAGTTGCCGACGAAGACAAACGAATAATAGCAGATGATGAGATTATAAGCCTCTCCATTGAGTTCTTTGACCAGAATAG ATCGGAAGTCGAAGGCTACAACAAAGACGTGGAAAAGGCAAAAGAGGAG GTGACCGACAAAAGATATCTGCGCTGCCCGGCAGCCATGACTGTCATGCATCTGAGAAAGTTTCTTAGAACTAAAATGGACATTCCCAGTAGTTTTCAG ATCGATGTCATGTACGAAGAGGAGCCGTTGAAAGATTACTACACCCTGATGGACATCGCCTACATCTACACCTGGAGAAGG AACGGGCCCCTTCCCTTGAAGTACCGCGTGCGGCCAAACTGTAAACGGATGAAGCTCGGCCACCCGGCTTTAAACAACATCGGCGGTGGGATGGAGAGTGACTCTGGCAGCGACAAGGCTTGCAGTCCGGCCGGCGCTGTACCCTCCACGTCGTCCTGTTTACCAAGTCCAAGTACCCCCGTGCAGTCCCCGCACCCGCAGTTCCCTCACATTTCTAGCACAATGAACGGCACCAGCGGCGCACCAGGAAGCGGCCTGCAGTCCCCCTTCACTAACAGGGCACGCACGGCGTCAGTAAACGGCTCCTCAGCAACCTCGTCCGGGTGA